In Chitinophaga oryzae, the sequence GGTTGGTAATCCACGCCGGTAAGTCCGGTATACCTTCATCCTTCGCCGATTCCAGCCAGTAGCCGATTTCTTTCAGATGGTCGTTCACCGTGGACACGGCATAGGCAAACGGCAACGCCACCACCGCCACCAGCAGGACAGAATATATCACGGCGGCCAGCTTACGCCGGCCACCCAGCCAGACCACACTTTTTTCGTACAGGCCAAACAGCGACACGGAAAAAATAATGGCAAAAGTGAAGACGCCGAAAAAGACCTTCAGTACGTCGTACAAGGCATACATGAGCCCAAGCAGCAACAGCAGCACAATGATCGTCTCTATGATCCTCCTGGAGGTGGATGGTATTCGGGTACTCATATCGGAAAGTGGGTTTATAGCGGATATGATCAATTTACTAAAAGATCGGGGAATAAGCAATGATCTTCCCGGGATAACGACAACCGCCCCGGAAACAATGCTGCTTCCGGGGCGGTTGTATCAGACTGGCGTTAGGATCACTTACCAGGTATATCCGGGATTTTGCGAAAGCCCGGGCGCATTCTGTATTTCAGCAGGAGGAATAAACATCAGGAGCCTGGTGTCGGACCACGGCTGCTTCTCCGGGATCCTGCCCAGCACCTGTGCAGCCTTGCCTGTACGTTTAAGATCAAACCAGCGATGCCCCCACTCTGCAAACAGCTCTATGCGTCGCTCCTGCATAACGGCATCCAGCACGGCCGTCATACCCGTTGCGTTAATAGCGGGCAGCCCCGCCCGTGAACGGATGACGTTCAGGTCGGCCACAGCACCGGCAAGATTACCGGTATGCGCCCGGGCTTCTGCCCGGACCAGGTATTGTTCGGCCAGGCGCAACACGGTGTAATACGGCGGCGGCGCCTCTCCTGTTGCCGCCAGCCGTTGATATTTAGCGGCAAACCGGTATTTTTTCCCGTTCCACGGTGCGGCCAACGGAACGGTCAGGCTGTCCGTCCATTTGTCCAGCCGCTTGTCGCCGGGCTCAAAGGCCTGTATCAGCCGGTCCGTCATGGAAAAGGAGGCAATAAACACGTAACTGTATTCTTCAAACATGGCAGGCTCCAGCATCATCTCCTGCGTGGCGGGGTCCAGTAAGGACAAACTGGCCTGTGGCATCAGCAACCGTGGTTCTTCCATTACGGGAGAAACGGTACCCTCCGTGGAGTGTTTCAGCTGCCAGATAGCTTCCGCGCCGGAAGGACTGAAAGTCTTCTCCAAACCGGGCAGACTGAAAAGACCGCTGTTGATCACAGCATCTGCCTGCGCTGCAGCCTCGGCCCACTTTTCCATATACAGGTAGTGCCTCGCCAGTAAGGCCATGGCGGCATACCTGTTGGGCCGCAGCTTCTCTCCTTTCGTGATAGCGAAATTATCCGGCAACAGCTGCGATGCAGCCACCAGGTCTGCGGTGATCTGCTCCTGTACTTTTCCAACGGGCTGCCGCTTTTGTGCGGCTTCCTCCATGACTTTGGTGGACAGCGGCATAGGCACATCGCCAAAATTGATGGTGAGGTACAGATAACAAAAGGCTCGGGCAAAACGGCATTCCCCTTCCGCCTGCCGGCGGACGCTGTCGGTGATAGCGGGCGAGGTGGTTGCCTGCAGCCCTTCCAGGATAGAATTGGACAGGTAAACAGCCCTGTAGGCGCAATTCCAGAAAAGCGGCTGCACCAGCTCATTAGAGAGCATCAGTCTATTGGTAAAAAACTGGTAGTCGGCCACATTGGATGCGCCGGCATAAGGGGACAGCTCATCGGCCATCAGGCCACCGTAAACGGTCATATGCCCGTTACTGAATGCAGGAGTGCCGGTGTTGGTCATCAGGGTAAAATAAATGCCCGAAAGGGCGGCGGTG encodes:
- a CDS encoding RagB/SusD family nutrient uptake outer membrane protein: MVNLTHTRSTVTILFSVLLLAASGCKKLIEIDPPIDSVNTGVVFNDPDKITAALSGIYFTLMTNTGTPAFSNGHMTVYGGLMADELSPYAGASNVADYQFFTNRLMLSNELVQPLFWNCAYRAVYLSNSILEGLQATTSPAITDSVRRQAEGECRFARAFCYLYLTINFGDVPMPLSTKVMEEAAQKRQPVGKVQEQITADLVAASQLLPDNFAITKGEKLRPNRYAAMALLARHYLYMEKWAEAAAQADAVINSGLFSLPGLEKTFSPSGAEAIWQLKHSTEGTVSPVMEEPRLLMPQASLSLLDPATQEMMLEPAMFEEYSYVFIASFSMTDRLIQAFEPGDKRLDKWTDSLTVPLAAPWNGKKYRFAAKYQRLAATGEAPPPYYTVLRLAEQYLVRAEARAHTGNLAGAVADLNVIRSRAGLPAINATGMTAVLDAVMQERRIELFAEWGHRWFDLKRTGKAAQVLGRIPEKQPWSDTRLLMFIPPAEIQNAPGLSQNPGYTW